ACTTATCCTGCTGGCGCTGCTGACATTTTCGTTCTTCAACTGGCAGCCGGTCGAGGTGACGCTTTGGGATAACCTGGTGGTGGAAACGAAGGTCCCCGCGCTGGTGATCATCGCCTTCCTTCTCGGCCTCGTACCCACGTGGCTCTATCACCGCAGTGTAAAGTGGAGCCTCAACAGGCGCATCCGAAGCCTTGAAAACTCATTGAAATCGAATGCGCTTTCACAGCGTCACGAGCCTGTTGCGCCATCGACCGGGGAAGCTCCGGCTGCCCCTCCGCCGCCTGTGGATAAGCCCGTGGAGAACCCGGCAAGCGCTGGGGATACCCTCACGCCAGCAGACGGGGCGCATTCGGACCAGGTTGAGACGAACAAGCCATGAGCAACCCGGTCTATCTTGCGCTCGACGTACCGCAGATCGACCCTGCGAAAGAGCTTCTGAGCAAGGTCAAGGCGCATATCGGCGGAGTCAAACTCGGCCTGGAATTCTTCTGCGCGCATGGCGGGCATGGCGTCCATGAAATAGCCCACATGGGCCTGCCGATCTTCCTAGATCTCAAATTCCATGACATCCCGAACACCGTCGCAGGCGCAATGCAGGCCATACACGTCTATGAACCATCGATTGTGACGGTGCATG
The Erythrobacter sp. THAF29 DNA segment above includes these coding regions:
- a CDS encoding LapA family protein is translated as MQIVRTIVWILILLALLTFSFFNWQPVEVTLWDNLVVETKVPALVIIAFLLGLVPTWLYHRSVKWSLNRRIRSLENSLKSNALSQRHEPVAPSTGEAPAAPPPPVDKPVENPASAGDTLTPADGAHSDQVETNKP